In one Molothrus ater isolate BHLD 08-10-18 breed brown headed cowbird chromosome 6, BPBGC_Mater_1.1, whole genome shotgun sequence genomic region, the following are encoded:
- the KATNBL1 gene encoding KATNB1-like protein 1 yields the protein MASEAHNVKNQKVLLIEGHPIDLPRKRISSSTKKIMKEGKKSPKQLASYTNRVTVGKTVASPLSLFKVVYCKRKVHCYTPKPCYRRKLCPKSRGRDMANKENELACAGNLPAKLHNSRTHLLNSSDSGSSQTEGPSSKYSAFFSEVSQDHETMAQVLFSRNLRLNVALTFWRRRSISELVAYLVRIQDLGVVVDCLPVLTNSLQEEKPYVSVGCCVDLLPLVKSLLKSKYEEYVIVGLNWLQAVIKRWWSELSAHTEKAEDGNIHILKQQLSVLWEQENHLTLVPGYTGNIAKDVNAYLLQLH from the exons ATGGCATCTGAAGCTCACAATGTTAAAAACCAGAAAGTTTTGCTTATTGAAGGTCATCCCATTGATCTCCCAAGAAAAAGAATCTCTTCTTCCACTAAAAAGATCATGAAGGAG GGTAAGAAATCTCCAAAACAGCTGGCTTCATACACAAACAG AGTAACGGTTGGAAAAACGGTGGCCAGTCCCCTCTCTCTTTTCAAAGTGGTATATTGTAAAAGGAAAGTTCATTGTTATACTCCAAAGCCTTGTTACAGAAGGAAACTGTGCCCTAAATCTAGGGGCCGTGACAtggcaaataaagaaaatgaactgGCTTGTGCAGGGAATCTGCCAGCAAAACTTCACAACAGTCGGACACACTTGCTGAATTCTAGCGACTCTGGATCGTCTCAAACAGAAGGCCCTTCATCCAAATacagtgcatttttttctgag GTTTCTCAGGACCATGAAACTATGGCTCAAGTTCTTTTCAGCAGGAATCTGAGACTGAATGTAGCTTTAACCTTTTGGAGAAGGAGAAGTATAAGTGAACTGGTAGCCTACTTAGTGAG GATACAGGATCTTGGAGTAGTAGTAGACTGCCTTCCTGTGCTTACGAACAG tttacaggaagaaaaaccatatgtttcagttggctgctgtgtaGATCTTTTGCCTTTAGTGAAATCTCTGCTTAAAAGCAAATACGAAGA ATACGTGATAGTGGGTTTAAACTGGCTTCAGGCTGTCATTAAAAGATGGTGGTCAGAGCTATCTGCACAtacagaaaaggcagaagatgG aaacattcatattttaaaacaacagtTAAGTGTTTTGTGGGAACAGGAGAATCACCTTACTCTGGTTCCAGGATATACTGGTAATATAGCTAAG gaTGTAAATGCTTATTTATTGCAGCTACACTGA